From the genome of Chelonoidis abingdonii isolate Lonesome George chromosome 25, CheloAbing_2.0, whole genome shotgun sequence, one region includes:
- the ZBTB8OS gene encoding protein archease isoform X2, producing the protein MADNYRDYNLTADQQAIKAKYPPLTKKYEYLDHTADVQLHAWGDTLEETFEQCAMAMFGYMTDTETVEPLDTIEVEAEGHDLLSLLYNFLNEWLYKFSADQFFVPREVKVLYIDRMRYKIRSIGWGEEFSLSKHPQGTEVKAITYSAMQIHEEETPEVFVIIDI; encoded by the exons ATGGCAGATAACTACAGGGACTATAATCTGACAGCAGACCAACAGGCTATTAAAGCCAAGTACCCACCCCTCACTAAGAAATATGAGT ATCTTGATCACACCGCTGACGTGCA GTTACATGCCTGGGGAGATACTTTGGAAGAGACATTTGAGCAATGTGCTATGGCTATGTTTGGCTACATGACGGATACAGAGACCGTTGAACCCTTGGATACTATCGAAGTGGAGGCAGAAG GACATGACCTGCTCTCTCTTCTCTATAATTTCTTGAATGAGTGGCTGTATAAATTCAGTGCTGACCAGTTCTTCGTACCCAGG GAGGTGAAAGTGCTTTACATTGACCGAATGAGGTACAAAATAAGGTCCATTGG GTGGGGGGAAGAGTTCTCTTTATCCAAACATCCTCAG GGTACTGAGGTCAAGGCAATAACTTATTCAGCAATGCAGATCCATGAAGAAGAGACTCCAGAAGTGTTTGTCATCATTGACATATGA